A stretch of Vespa velutina chromosome 8, iVesVel2.1, whole genome shotgun sequence DNA encodes these proteins:
- the LOC124951063 gene encoding rho guanine nucleotide exchange factor 28 isoform X4 — translation MEKRQEVLAPFSSDECPNSGEDSEEDVITDYLGSSHSDCDRVPTINGDLGGLSLHGNIVTETGYTEDNTNKTITMSGGNSEQQQQHPLLTLEDNLQHLHEIHDWIQRMRDLTMNTLGNNNRMPHDVPQRLTSSCPSLCPLILIEGGHRSNNHEAGSDPDLLVNCSTNSSPTHFPSMNSHAQPVQGIDRRRSWTDLEDTRRGRRRYSGQNHLQAQNMRQRSISLSSLDSEMELELDGKSCSGPVGVGNRACRSQASTHSLNEADLVQSEYQKIVLKRNSQRLGESSSLMPGLTGARLPLQKSISTPSIVTPPIHTHLTESGTRTTPSLAAETAYDDQHSEKTRRKRGSIFFRKKKDKSGKKNSQQQHTWTTMTTGAQGNHQCDVCMKQSTSKPILHCENCGLSVHQSQGCKDHLVSECTKSKHQSVKAVIKSTSSISSVTSNNSVKRGSTASLPLPTSSGSGREINSKKTVTSYSPWRRVATKLGVNQTINEEKDTDGSGSHRDASSGWEEFDFGDEAHQFTVGDLEGLDPELGLGKEEPDSWSTAIGRHVASRLVDHCEREVKRQEHIYEFVLTEKHHCLVLLAMERIFVEGLRRHFRLGQPNLERMFPRLRDLIEIHLRFLQKLRKRQNANSVVPTIADILVEQFSGENAQRMKSAYGEFCSRHREAVETYKYYLHHDTRFERFVRHCQTNPLLKKKGIPECILFVTQRLTKYPLLVEPLIKTGIMQDEGESLRKALGLVKEILADVDACVADKEREDRKLEIYNKIDAKSFATYRGAKFKKSDIMAFNRILKFEGTAYLMQGRGKTTAIVVVVLSDILFFLVERDQKYAFLVPDNKAASVVSLQKLLVREKAGQESRGIYLISSNPAEPEMFELKVQKPKDKQFWIQAIRSAVEACPQEPENDTDVLMDGNSNNELRDTRSSSISMLSVEERQKMIKAKESHIFRIVGELRKKDAEQALLFEEKINLQVRLLRASNIWNENDSDHEKTDKVEKEIRDYTRLVQMEATDTTQLWQEVVVAVQEATRLASSLSFSTGGATLSRSLSSAGERHSEAYVPPALCVPRRAETFAGFDNNKERYPVRESAAMNVGSSLPKVGEFSKESPEDKESSELDANKDQQWTAIRLSHHVYTLLCIISNQMTTIDSLQAQLAACKEGSMGKSSNNRPNPNRQLEELRNLQDQLSREKAAFRAASQQEKNQLEEERAELARQREQLAAEQRDVTQQRDQLYRRLEALERQGLKAGSTTGPTTIHLSHVTQATEIVQPRKSQADAKRIPMNLISATNQQKVQSNVPVKQQLPLKLASGSNNNSRSGSTASHYSPDRHTRTGSSPAIVTGSTFSSPELGNSHGNSGTTSQIHSSNRSLRNTRSPPESYQQQHQRAEQQQPLEEEVIFF, via the exons atggAGAAACGGCAGGAGGTACTAGCTCCATTTTCGTCTG atgAATGTCCCAATAGCGGAGAGGATAGCGAAGAGGATGTAATAACGGACTATCTTGGCTCATCGCATTCCGACTGTGACCGTGTGCCTACTATTAATGGAGATCTTGGTGGCCTGAGTCTACATGGAAATATAGTCACAGAAACTGGTTATACCGAAGATAATACCAATAAAACAATCACCATGTCTGGAGGGAATTCtgagcagcaacagcaacatcCGTTGCTTACACTTG aggACAATCTGCAGCATTTGCATGAAATTCATGACTGGATTCAACGTATGAGAGATTTGACGATGAATACTTTGGGAAACAATAATCGTATGCCCCACGATGTACCTCAGAGACTGACCTCTTCGTGTCCTTCCTTATGTCCATTGATACTTATAGAGGGTGGACATCGTTCCAATAATCATGAAGCAGGATCTGATCCAGATCTCCTTGTTAACTGTTCAACCAATAGCTCTCCGACACATTTTCCATCTATGAACTCTCATGCACAACCTGTACAGGGCATAGACAGAAGACGAAGTTGGACAGATTTGGAAGATACTAGACGTGGCCGACGCAGATATTCCGGGCAAAATCATCTGCAAGCACAAAATAtg cGACAACGCAGCATTAGTTTAAGTAGTCTGGACAGTGAAATGGAACTAGAACTAGATGGAAAATCTTGTAGTGGACCTGTAGGGGTAGGTAATCGAGCATGCAGATCACAAGCAAGTACTCATTCCTTAAATGAGGCAGACCTTGTGCAG AGTGAATATCAGAAGATtgtcttaaaaagaaatagtcaAAGATTAGGTGAAAGTAGCAGTTTGATGCCAGGTTTAACTGGTGCACGTTTACCTCTCCAGAAATCTATTTCGACCCCTTCCATCGTTACACCGCCAATTCATACGCATCTCACTGAGTCCGGAACACGAACAACACCTTCTCTTGCAGC agAAACTGCATATGATGATCAACATTCTGAGAAGACCAGAAGAAAGCGTGGCTCTATTTTCTTCCGTAAGAAAAAG gaTAAAAGTGGGAAGAAAAATAGTCAACAGCAACATACATGGACCACAATGACAACTGGAGCACAGGGAAATCATCAATGTGATGTTTGCATGAAGCAATCAACGAGTAAACCAATTCTTCATTGTGAAA aTTGCGGATTATCGGTACATCAAAGTCAAGGATGCAAGGATCATTTGGTATCAGAATGTACCAAGTCTAAGCATCAGTCTGTAAAAGCTGTTATAAAATCAACATCAAGTATTTCTTCGGTTACAAGTAACAATAGCGTGAAAAGAGGTTCGACGGCATCGTTACCATTACCAACATCATCTGGAAGTGGAAG GGAAATTAACAGCAAGAAAACAGTGACAAGCTACAGCCCTTGGCGGCGAGTTGCCACCAAGCTCGGAGTCAA TCAAACAATTAATGAGGAAAAGGATACAGATGGTAGTGGTTCACATCGGGATGCTTCCAG tgGTTGGGAAGAATTCGATTTTGGAGATGAAGCGCATCAGTTTACTGTAGGTGATCTTGAAGGCTTAGATCCTGAACTGGGCTTAGGAAAGGAAGAACCTGATTCATGGAGTACAGCCATTGGAAGACACGTAGCATCACGTCTCGTAGATCATTGTGAACGCGAAGTGAAGAGGCAAGagcatatatatgaatttgtgTTAACAGAGAAACATCATTGCTTAGTATTGTTAGCCATGGAAAGGATCTTCGTGGAAGGTTTACGACGTCATTTCCGTTTGGGACAACCAAATCTAGAACGAATGTTTCCAAGATTACGTGATCTCATCGAAATTCATTTAAGATTTCTACAGAAATTACGTAAACGTCAAAATGCAAATTCTGTTGTTCCTACTATCGCCGACATACTCGTCGAACAATTCTCAGGTGAAAATGCGCAACGTATGAAAAGTGCATATGGAGAATTTTGTAGTCGTCATAGAGAAGCCGTTGAAacttataagtattatttgcATCATGATACTCGATTTGAACGTTTTGTACGTCACTGTCAG ACAAATCCTTTGTTGAAGAAGAAGGGTATTCCAGAATGTATATTGTTCGTTACACAACGTTTAACAAAATATCCATTACTAGTCGAACCACTTATTAAAACCGGTATTATGCAAGATGAAGGAGAGAGCTTGAGAAAAGCTTTGGGACTagtgaaagaaattttagCTGATGTAGATGCGTGCGTGgcagataaagaaagagaagatagaaaattagAGATTTATAATAA GATTGACGCGAAATCGTTTGCCACGTACCGTGGTGCCAAGTTCAAAAAATCGGATATAATGGcatttaatagaattttaaaatTCGAAGGCACGGCATATTTAATGCAAGGTCGTGGAAAAACGACTGCCATCGTCGTAGTAGTACTTTCcgatatattattcttcttagTTGAAAGAGATCAAAAATATGCTTTCTTAGTTCCGGACAATAAAGCTGCTAGTGTGGTAtcgttacaaaaattattggtACGAGAAAAAGCTGGCCAAGAATCTAGGGGTATATACTTGATAAGTAGCAATCCGGCGGAACCTGAAATGTTTGAGTTGAAAGTTCAAAAGCCTAAGGACAAACAATTCTGGATTCAAGCAATACGTTCGGCAGTTGAGGCTTGTCCTCAAGAACCTGAAAATGACACGGACGTTCTCATGGATggcaatagtaataatgaattaagGGATACACGTTCTTCCTCCATATCGATGCTTTCCGTCGAAGAAAGgcaaaaaatgattaaagcTAAGGAATCGCACATATTTAGAATTGTCG GTGAATTACGAAAGAAGGACGCGGAACAGGCGTTGctgttcgaagaaaaaattaatttacaagtACGACTTCTACGTGCATCTAATATTTGGAATGAAAATGATAGTGATCATGAAAAAACGGAtaaagtggaaaaagaaattcgcgATTATACACGTCTTGTTCAGATGGAGGCGACGGATACCACACAACTATGGCAAGAg GTTGTCGTCGCTGTACAGGAAGCCACACGATTGGCCAGTTCATTGTCATTTAGCACTGGTGGTGCAACACTTTCTAGAAGTTTAAGTTCAGCGGGCGAACGCCATAGCGAAGCTTACGTTCCACCAGCTCTTTGCGTTCCTAGACGAGCAGAAACATTTGCTggtttcgataataacaaa GAAAGATATCCTGTACGTGAATCAGCGGCGATGAATGTAGGATCATCTCTCCCAAAAGTTGGtgaattttcgaaagaaagtcCCGAGGATAAAGAAAGTTCAGAATTGGACGCGAACAAAGATCAACAATGGACTGCGATACGTTTATCTCATCACGTTTATACTTTGCTTTGTATAATCAGTAATCAAATGACGACAATCGATAGTCTACAAGCGCAATTAGCTGCATGCAAGGAGGGAAGTATGGGAAAATCATCGAATAACAGGCCGAATCCAAATCGTCAATTGGAGGAGTTGAGAAATTTGCAGGATCAGCTTAGCAGGGAAAAGGCAGCGTTTCGTGCTGCTTCTcagcaagaaaaaaatcaattggaAGAGGAACGTGCAGAATTGGCAAGGCAGAGAGAACAATTGGCTGCAGAACAAAGGGACGTTACTCAACAGCGAGATCAATTGTATCGTCGATTGGAGGCGTTGGAACGTCAAGGTTTAAAGGCAGGCTCTACTACGGGTCCAACGACAATTCATTTGTCACACGTGACACAGGCTACAGAAATTGTACAACCACGGAAGTCTCAAGCAGACGCTAAGAGAATACCTATGAATTTAATCAGCGCTACCAATCAACAGAAAGTACAAAGTAATGTTCCTGTGAAGCAACAACTCCCATTGAAGCTCGCAAGTGGaagtaataacaatagcaG GAGCGGAAGTACTGCGAGCCACTATAGTCCGGATCGGCATACTAGAACAGGAAGTAGCCCTGCTATCGTAACCGGATCTACGTTCTCTTCTCCTGAACTCGGCAATAGTCATGGTAATAGTGGCACCACGAGTCAAATACATTCCTCTAATCGATCTCTTCGAAACACACGATCTCCTCCTGAATCGtatcaacaacaacatcaacgAGCGGAACAGCAACAACCTttggaggaggaggtgatCTTTTTCTGA